In Pseudoalteromonas sp. NC201, a single window of DNA contains:
- a CDS encoding FtsX-like permease family protein, whose product MIKEEFKLALSNLRKLPGFSLTVLVTLALTLAALTVVININHRLITQPLPYPDADKLWVTDQSETINGETQYGFQLLSTQFRLYQDKQFIDKMTMMHLVSSRFMDIKDMPTVDIIRVTPEFFELLGTPLHLGRALKQDEGVSDEQKVLVLSYQSWITHFNADPDIVGSYTSIDRERYQIIGVTGEAFEVPEIFGGFPVSGFSSFPEPVTTSSHWNNISSQFNGIARLKAGVNIEQMNHALGEQINTLYQSRENVAPNTRIGAQFTPLRDKIVARSDELAITLLFSAAVLVLIALTNVVNLFLSRAAQKQRTMAIQAALGAKPTHIFVSMFCESVLLVGAATILGLLLAEWLNVWLANDLSYLFSRMQGLTLDWPTIVVACALSLIIALLIAWFTSKQVNYHALTDALHSSGKGTGAQISKRTRQVLVALQVCFASILLFLAANKLVPAYAQMTHPTGFDTEHLYYVRIDGSATGIDNFELGKQIKQLLANQASITSISASYASPLQMGWQNYLYDQNIALIGIVSLSFYDEDGFTALSLPLEQGSRFTPIMASGSDNNEIILSASLAKRLYKDENPIGQTLYADREVPRKVVGVVSDIYVPTGNRGYTLERYYLPVTEGSTSFIIKGNSALSKVQLTHALKVIHPSLNFAFFEPVDDMLTQRLRQTWLQAMLTVALLALTLSLAGAGIYGVLNYSVQMRRYELGIHLSLGAHTHKLIAQVLKQSLTPVMIGLGVSALTVAIGYGILTKISTTAISVSWFAVIVTIPIMLLIALIASYLPVQRVIRQDPIKALRNE is encoded by the coding sequence ATGATAAAAGAGGAATTTAAGCTCGCACTGTCAAATCTGAGGAAGCTTCCGGGATTTAGTCTTACCGTACTTGTCACCCTAGCATTAACCTTAGCAGCGCTAACGGTAGTGATTAATATCAACCATAGATTGATCACGCAACCGCTCCCCTACCCTGATGCAGATAAGCTGTGGGTGACCGATCAAAGCGAAACCATTAATGGAGAAACCCAATATGGATTCCAACTGCTCTCCACCCAGTTTCGACTATATCAAGATAAGCAATTTATCGACAAAATGACGATGATGCACTTGGTATCATCTCGTTTTATGGACATTAAGGATATGCCCACGGTAGACATTATTCGAGTGACTCCCGAATTCTTTGAGTTGTTAGGCACGCCACTGCATCTTGGTCGCGCGCTAAAGCAAGACGAAGGCGTCAGCGATGAACAAAAAGTTTTAGTCCTGAGTTACCAGTCTTGGATAACGCACTTTAATGCCGATCCAGATATCGTTGGTAGCTACACCTCCATAGATCGTGAACGCTATCAAATTATCGGAGTAACGGGAGAAGCGTTTGAAGTGCCTGAGATCTTTGGTGGCTTTCCCGTTAGCGGCTTTAGTAGCTTTCCGGAGCCTGTCACCACCAGCTCGCACTGGAATAACATCAGTAGCCAGTTTAACGGTATCGCTCGACTGAAAGCGGGTGTAAACATTGAGCAGATGAATCATGCGCTGGGCGAACAGATTAACACGCTTTACCAATCCCGTGAAAACGTAGCGCCTAACACGCGAATTGGCGCTCAGTTTACACCACTGCGCGACAAAATAGTTGCACGAAGTGATGAGCTCGCCATTACCTTGTTGTTCTCAGCTGCGGTTTTGGTGCTCATTGCCCTGACCAATGTGGTTAATTTATTTCTCTCAAGGGCTGCGCAAAAACAGCGCACCATGGCAATTCAAGCGGCACTGGGGGCAAAGCCTACTCACATTTTTGTCAGTATGTTTTGCGAAAGCGTCCTGTTAGTGGGGGCAGCTACTATACTCGGATTATTGCTTGCCGAGTGGTTGAATGTTTGGTTAGCAAACGACTTGAGCTATTTATTTAGTCGCATGCAGGGCTTAACTCTGGACTGGCCGACCATAGTGGTTGCTTGTGCACTGAGTCTGATAATAGCGCTACTCATCGCCTGGTTTACCAGCAAACAAGTAAACTATCATGCCCTGACAGATGCGCTACACAGCAGCGGTAAAGGCACTGGCGCGCAAATTTCCAAGCGTACTCGTCAAGTGTTGGTGGCATTACAAGTATGCTTTGCCAGTATTTTACTCTTTCTAGCGGCCAACAAATTAGTTCCCGCATACGCGCAAATGACTCATCCCACAGGGTTTGATACTGAGCATTTGTACTATGTCCGTATCGATGGCAGTGCCACAGGAATCGATAACTTTGAACTTGGCAAACAAATCAAACAGCTTTTAGCCAATCAAGCGAGCATCACATCGATATCGGCAAGTTATGCTTCGCCTTTGCAAATGGGATGGCAAAATTATTTGTATGACCAAAATATTGCGCTGATCGGTATCGTCAGTTTGTCCTTTTACGACGAAGACGGTTTCACTGCGCTTTCACTACCACTTGAGCAAGGAAGCCGGTTTACACCGATCATGGCCTCAGGCTCAGACAACAACGAAATAATTCTCTCAGCCTCACTCGCTAAGCGTTTGTACAAAGATGAAAATCCAATCGGTCAAACCCTCTATGCTGACAGAGAGGTGCCAAGAAAAGTGGTTGGGGTTGTAAGTGATATTTACGTGCCTACAGGCAACCGAGGCTATACCTTAGAGCGCTATTACTTGCCTGTCACCGAAGGTAGCACATCCTTTATTATCAAAGGGAATTCTGCACTGTCAAAAGTCCAATTAACTCATGCTCTCAAGGTTATTCATCCGAGTCTAAACTTTGCTTTTTTTGAGCCTGTAGATGACATGCTAACCCAGAGGTTAAGACAAACTTGGCTGCAAGCAATGTTGACTGTCGCCCTATTAGCCCTTACCTTAAGCCTAGCTGGCGCCGGGATCTACGGCGTGCTCAACTACAGTGTACAAATGCGTCGCTATGAACTTGGCATTCACTTGTCGTTGGGCGCACATACACACAAACTGATAGCACAAGTGCTCAAGCAGAGTCTAACACCGGTAATGATTGGCCTTGGAGTGAGTGCATTAACCGTTGCAATCGGATATGGGATACTGACAAAGATAAGCACAACTGCTATTTCCGTGAGCTGGTTCGCTGTTATCGTGACAATCCCTATCATGCTGCTGATTGCGCTCATCGCAAGCTATTTACCTGTGCAAAGGGTGATAAGGCAAGATCCCATTAAAGCGCTAAGAAACGAATAA
- a CDS encoding ABC transporter ATP-binding protein: MNNKHVIELKNITKKFVLGGMETLALRGVNLNVTQGEYLSISGPSGCGKSTLLNILGLLDSPSTGTYTIAGNDVSNLDVNQRATLRNKHIGFVFQSFNLIDELNVFDNIALPIKYSSTALSSTALKERVMTCLELVQMTHRAEHKPNQLSGGQQQRIAIARALANQPDILLIDEPTGNLDSKNGDAVMKMLSDLNAQGTTMCMVTHDPRYADMAKRKLFLLDGVMVDEMNLEMVG; this comes from the coding sequence ATGAATAATAAACACGTTATTGAACTTAAAAACATCACTAAAAAGTTTGTCCTCGGCGGAATGGAAACACTGGCACTGCGTGGTGTAAACCTCAATGTAACTCAGGGCGAATATCTGTCAATTTCAGGCCCATCGGGCTGCGGCAAATCAACACTCCTAAATATTCTTGGTTTATTAGACAGCCCAAGCACCGGCACCTACACAATTGCGGGTAACGATGTCAGTAACCTTGACGTCAACCAAAGAGCCACACTAAGAAATAAACATATTGGCTTTGTGTTTCAGTCATTTAACCTCATCGATGAATTGAACGTCTTTGACAATATCGCCTTACCTATCAAGTACAGTAGCACCGCACTTTCAAGTACTGCGTTAAAAGAACGGGTAATGACTTGCTTGGAATTAGTACAAATGACCCACAGAGCAGAGCATAAGCCCAATCAACTGTCAGGCGGACAGCAGCAACGTATCGCCATCGCCCGTGCGCTCGCCAATCAGCCAGATATTCTGCTTATTGACGAACCTACAGGAAACTTGGACTCAAAAAATGGCGATGCGGTAATGAAAATGCTGAGCGACCTAAACGCCCAAGGCACAACCATGTGTATGGTTACCCACGACCCTAGGTATGCAGACATGGCAAAACGTAAACTGTTCTTGTTAGATGGGGTGATGGTGGATGAAATGAATTTGGAGATGGTGGGATGA
- a CDS encoding efflux RND transporter periplasmic adaptor subunit: MDIQVEHKKRNKVNWLWAVGGTIFAVVIIWLLIQPSAQASLPMAKTWIAEVQQGDLEVSVSGYGQLKSKTPRLISAASNATVEEIVLRPGAQVNPDSIIMRLQDANLAQSLKDAKRSLAQSQDQYLQLDINQQRELLSHQADLEILRSELESAELEVTAQGELVEDGVVSKLDYQRAVLTHRQLKRRINIEQQRISQLQTLHKANLQLAQSNIDASNEAFLLVQDRVNKLTVRAGIKGVLQQLHVELGQSVSLGTQLVLVGSTTDLYAQLQIPQAYAQQIKLAQHVSINTRNDLIEGQVSRINPMVQNGNIEVEVTLPKSLPTSARPELNIEGKVSIDKLSSALFIDKPVGAKPYSQATLYLVDKEKQQAHAIQVHYGAETSQHIQLLSGASTNQQFILSDMASYADTPIVTLSK; encoded by the coding sequence ATGGATATACAAGTCGAACATAAAAAGCGCAACAAGGTTAACTGGTTGTGGGCTGTTGGCGGAACCATTTTCGCCGTAGTTATTATATGGCTGCTAATACAGCCCTCAGCGCAGGCATCTTTGCCTATGGCAAAAACATGGATTGCGGAGGTCCAGCAAGGGGATTTAGAGGTCAGTGTATCTGGATATGGTCAGCTTAAATCGAAAACGCCGCGTTTGATAAGTGCCGCGAGCAATGCCACGGTTGAAGAAATTGTGTTGCGCCCAGGTGCACAAGTTAACCCCGACAGCATCATCATGAGATTACAAGATGCAAATTTGGCCCAATCTTTAAAAGATGCCAAACGCAGTTTGGCGCAATCGCAAGACCAATATCTACAGCTCGATATCAATCAACAACGAGAACTGCTGTCTCATCAGGCAGATTTGGAAATTCTGAGATCTGAGTTAGAAAGTGCCGAGCTGGAGGTTACCGCTCAAGGAGAATTGGTTGAAGATGGGGTTGTTTCTAAACTCGACTACCAACGCGCGGTACTTACCCATCGCCAGCTGAAACGTCGCATTAATATTGAACAACAGCGAATATCACAATTGCAGACCTTACACAAAGCCAACCTGCAGCTTGCGCAGTCAAATATTGATGCCAGTAATGAAGCATTTTTATTGGTGCAAGATAGGGTGAATAAGCTCACTGTACGGGCTGGGATCAAAGGAGTATTGCAGCAACTTCATGTGGAACTTGGACAAAGTGTCTCTCTTGGCACTCAATTGGTGTTAGTTGGCAGCACCACTGATTTATATGCGCAATTACAGATCCCACAAGCCTATGCCCAGCAAATAAAGCTGGCTCAGCATGTGAGCATCAATACCCGTAACGACTTAATTGAAGGCCAAGTGTCGCGCATTAATCCAATGGTACAAAATGGCAATATTGAAGTTGAGGTGACACTGCCTAAAAGCCTGCCCACGAGTGCTCGTCCCGAGCTAAACATTGAGGGGAAAGTCTCTATCGATAAATTGAGTTCCGCGCTGTTCATCGACAAACCCGTCGGTGCAAAGCCTTATAGTCAAGCAACCTTATATCTTGTTGATAAAGAAAAACAACAAGCCCATGCAATTCAAGTACACTATGGCGCAGAAACGTCACAGCACATTCAGCTGCTCAGTGGCGCTTCGACAAATCAGCAGTTTATTTTGTCAGATATGGCATCTTATGCCGACACACCCATAGTGACTTTGAGCAAATAA
- a CDS encoding EamA family transporter gives MATRILILAANPKDTDSLRLGEEVDKIKEGLRRSRCWKDYQVEHYHAPTPTSIRRALLDFEPDIVHFCGHGAGDIGLAFEKEDGNSHLISGEALSGLFKLFSDNVKCVILNACYSEAQANSIVEHIESVIGMKKEIGDEAAIEFAVAIYDALGAGKNIEFAFELGCVALQMANIPEHLTPILKKKDGRSAGNSVVKAEVIERKKAGCTLKNNIEKNKESRAFSPSQISDNYMLSGFLITLLASFFWGLGNTITRWSMAKLPNASYEITFVKYISASCFLFAVGFAIRKISSNKGEIFPSLKSINLNYFLLAALAKGLSMYFWLLAVTQSNASLVAALENMHVVWTALILFLLMKNAPVKKWITSSLVITLGVVMISGQINNESEINYLAILFGALSGLGFSIFGILWTEKHTQSEELWERTIGMGFLLLIASLIVFPIHMLLSYFLLEKSFDFFNGIAGLDISVQAINGLIGIGVTYFLINESLSYIKKANVLSSLFLGLGLSFAVPITMVSECFLLNVEVKTYQWIGLLLFLIGYSYIRSDLFRINKKT, from the coding sequence ATGGCAACAAGAATCCTTATTTTAGCGGCAAATCCCAAAGATACTGATAGCTTAAGATTGGGAGAAGAAGTCGATAAAATAAAAGAAGGCCTGCGAAGATCAAGGTGCTGGAAAGATTATCAAGTTGAACATTATCATGCACCAACACCGACATCTATTAGGAGGGCTTTGCTAGATTTTGAGCCTGATATAGTGCACTTTTGTGGGCACGGAGCGGGTGATATTGGCCTTGCTTTTGAAAAAGAAGATGGAAACTCCCACCTAATTTCAGGCGAAGCGCTATCTGGGTTGTTTAAATTATTCTCCGATAACGTGAAGTGTGTAATATTAAACGCCTGTTACTCAGAAGCTCAAGCAAACTCCATCGTTGAACACATAGAGTCCGTTATAGGGATGAAAAAAGAAATAGGTGATGAAGCTGCCATAGAGTTTGCTGTAGCTATTTACGATGCCTTGGGAGCGGGTAAAAACATTGAATTTGCTTTTGAGCTTGGCTGCGTCGCGTTGCAAATGGCAAACATTCCTGAACACTTGACTCCGATTTTAAAAAAAAAAGATGGTAGATCAGCCGGTAACTCTGTTGTAAAAGCTGAAGTTATTGAGCGGAAAAAAGCCGGTTGTACTCTGAAAAATAATATAGAAAAGAACAAAGAAAGTAGGGCATTCTCGCCCTCTCAGATAAGTGATAACTATATGCTATCTGGGTTTCTTATTACCCTACTTGCCTCGTTTTTTTGGGGATTGGGTAATACTATAACAAGGTGGTCAATGGCCAAATTACCAAATGCTTCATATGAAATCACTTTCGTGAAGTATATTTCTGCATCTTGCTTTCTGTTTGCAGTAGGCTTTGCAATTAGAAAAATATCTTCTAATAAAGGCGAGATATTTCCCTCTCTTAAAAGTATTAATTTAAATTACTTTTTATTAGCAGCTCTTGCCAAAGGCCTGAGCATGTATTTTTGGCTTCTAGCTGTTACTCAATCTAACGCTAGCCTAGTCGCAGCACTTGAAAATATGCACGTAGTTTGGACTGCATTAATACTATTTTTATTAATGAAAAATGCCCCAGTAAAAAAATGGATAACAAGTAGCTTAGTCATTACGTTAGGGGTTGTCATGATCTCTGGTCAAATAAACAATGAATCTGAGATAAATTATTTAGCAATATTATTTGGAGCTTTATCCGGCCTTGGGTTTTCTATCTTTGGCATCCTATGGACAGAGAAGCATACTCAATCAGAAGAACTATGGGAGCGAACAATAGGAATGGGGTTTCTTTTACTCATTGCTAGTCTGATTGTATTTCCTATTCATATGTTATTAAGCTATTTTTTGCTTGAAAAATCGTTTGATTTTTTTAATGGTATCGCAGGGCTAGATATCAGTGTGCAAGCAATAAATGGCTTGATTGGTATTGGAGTAACTTATTTTTTAATAAATGAATCTCTTTCATACATTAAAAAGGCCAATGTATTATCGAGTCTTTTCCTCGGGTTAGGACTCTCTTTCGCCGTTCCAATTACCATGGTTAGTGAATGTTTCCTACTGAATGTCGAAGTAAAGACTTATCAGTGGATAGGGCTGTTGCTATTCTTAATTGGTTACTCTTACATAAGATCCGATTTATTTAGGATTAATAAAAAGACCTAG
- a CDS encoding tyrosine-type recombinase/integrase: MQSINQLSQQFISLCKDKRKLSDHTLKAYQIDLKQFMQALDENKSIKDISKVDLSQFHQFLVDAELSNTSIKRKMACVRAMFQWLEREEFIELNPFHKFQLDIKLPKRLPRNVPHSDLKRLLKQARKNCKNLWVESSNTYSVSQKRMLNEFTSLIALELMISTGIRVSELAGICLTDIYINEKKIKILGKGARERFVYLTDQEIAKLLKNYIESRAICAPHCDHLLINSRGEPASTQFLRKLIKKLSQQAYTQLKVTPHMLRHSAACELLESGLDIRFVQRLLGHSSISTTEIYTHVTDSALQKKITKANVRKRIAS; encoded by the coding sequence GTGCAATCAATAAACCAACTTTCTCAACAGTTCATTTCCCTGTGTAAAGATAAACGTAAACTCTCAGATCACACCTTGAAAGCATATCAAATTGACCTAAAGCAGTTTATGCAGGCACTTGATGAAAATAAAAGCATTAAAGATATTAGCAAAGTAGACTTATCACAGTTCCATCAATTTCTGGTTGATGCAGAGCTATCAAACACATCAATAAAGCGCAAAATGGCGTGTGTAAGGGCTATGTTCCAGTGGCTTGAGCGAGAGGAATTCATCGAGCTTAATCCTTTTCATAAATTTCAGCTAGACATCAAGCTACCTAAAAGATTGCCAAGAAACGTACCACACTCAGACTTGAAACGCTTGCTCAAACAAGCCAGAAAAAACTGTAAAAACTTATGGGTAGAATCATCAAACACATATAGCGTCAGTCAAAAGCGCATGCTAAATGAATTTACTTCACTCATCGCGTTAGAACTTATGATTAGCACAGGGATCCGAGTATCTGAGCTTGCTGGAATTTGTTTAACTGACATCTATATCAACGAAAAGAAGATTAAAATCTTAGGTAAGGGAGCCAGAGAAAGGTTTGTGTATCTCACAGACCAAGAAATAGCCAAATTACTCAAGAACTATATTGAAAGCCGCGCTATTTGCGCACCACATTGCGATCATTTACTGATTAATAGCCGCGGGGAGCCTGCATCAACGCAATTTTTACGCAAACTAATCAAAAAACTTAGTCAACAAGCATACACCCAACTCAAAGTCACTCCACACATGCTTAGGCACAGTGCAGCATGTGAACTACTTGAATCTGGCCTCGACATTCGCTTCGTTCAACGATTACTCGGACACAGTAGTATCTCAACCACGGAAATTTATACCCATGTTACCGACAGCGCTCTGCAAAAGAAGATCACTAAAGCCAATGTAAGGAAACGAATTGCTAGTTAG
- a CDS encoding ester cyclase has product MIKHALILALSVSVTTALAASNEELPVAKVTQICDSGQCQTAANAALQYAAFWDSGDTKFARQALSNTFTDMTLPRGRKQGLKGVLEASSGFRRAVPDLKAEVEHLLVSGSFVTVRLRFFGHFSGQFGVHQGAGQAIDFRAVDVYYVDGEKITKNWHLEDYHTLFEQMQINE; this is encoded by the coding sequence ATGATTAAGCATGCTTTAATTTTAGCGCTAAGTGTCAGTGTGACTACAGCATTAGCAGCATCTAACGAAGAGTTACCCGTGGCGAAAGTTACGCAAATTTGTGACTCAGGACAATGTCAAACGGCCGCGAATGCCGCCTTGCAATACGCTGCTTTTTGGGACAGTGGAGACACTAAGTTTGCGAGACAGGCACTGAGTAACACATTTACTGATATGACATTACCAAGAGGTAGAAAACAAGGCTTGAAAGGCGTGCTAGAAGCCTCATCAGGATTTCGTCGCGCAGTGCCAGACCTGAAAGCAGAAGTCGAGCACTTATTAGTCAGTGGTTCATTTGTTACGGTACGATTACGTTTCTTTGGACACTTCAGCGGCCAGTTTGGTGTGCACCAAGGAGCAGGTCAAGCGATTGATTTTCGAGCCGTCGATGTTTACTACGTTGATGGCGAGAAAATCACTAAAAATTGGCATCTAGAAGACTACCATACGCTCTTTGAACAAATGCAGATTAACGAATAA
- a CDS encoding polysaccharide deacetylase family protein, whose amino-acid sequence MRTTLTTSIRALLTATALLAGTAHGAEIESGHYWPDDAQLVISISMQFEATAQDPSDPGPFPQQEAGYPDTVAPTWYQYGMNEGIPRLLKLWDKHNIKVTSHMVGKAAELNPKLAKMVAEKGHEISGHGQNWTPQYSMTPEEERASYIHSADVLEKITGQRPKGFNAFWMRHSQQTLTILQSLGFVYHIDDLSRDEPSLTPVNGKPFVVVPYTFRNNDIVRYGGSSAMTAKAYLQELKDEFDVLYEEGKSQRRMMSISAHDRLAGSPARVKALDDFIHYAKSHPKVKFMRKIDIAKWTLKQQDVPTNPERVF is encoded by the coding sequence ATGCGTACCACGTTGACCACAAGTATTCGAGCGCTACTAACAGCAACTGCCCTGCTTGCAGGCACAGCCCACGGCGCTGAAATAGAGTCTGGCCATTACTGGCCTGATGATGCTCAATTGGTGATCTCTATCTCCATGCAGTTTGAAGCAACCGCGCAAGACCCAAGCGATCCTGGGCCATTTCCTCAGCAAGAAGCGGGCTACCCCGACACCGTCGCTCCTACTTGGTATCAGTATGGCATGAATGAAGGGATCCCACGATTGCTTAAGCTTTGGGATAAGCACAACATCAAAGTGACGTCCCACATGGTAGGAAAAGCTGCAGAGCTTAATCCTAAACTTGCCAAAATGGTGGCAGAAAAAGGGCATGAAATTTCAGGTCATGGACAAAACTGGACACCACAATACTCGATGACACCCGAAGAAGAACGTGCATCTTATATTCACAGTGCAGATGTGCTTGAAAAGATCACCGGGCAAAGGCCAAAAGGCTTTAACGCATTTTGGATGCGCCATTCACAGCAAACTCTAACTATTTTGCAGTCCCTTGGTTTTGTCTATCATATTGATGACTTATCTCGGGATGAGCCTTCGTTAACACCGGTCAATGGCAAGCCTTTCGTTGTTGTCCCCTACACCTTTAGAAACAACGATATCGTGCGCTATGGCGGCAGCTCCGCAATGACAGCAAAAGCCTATTTGCAAGAGTTAAAGGACGAGTTTGATGTGCTTTATGAAGAAGGAAAATCCCAGCGCCGCATGATGTCTATTAGTGCACACGACAGACTCGCAGGCAGCCCTGCACGCGTAAAAGCACTTGACGACTTTATTCACTACGCTAAATCGCACCCAAAGGTTAAGTTTATGCGCAAAATAGACATAGCGAAATGGACCCTAAAACAGCAAGACGTACCAACCAACCCAGAACGCGTGTTTTAG
- a CDS encoding YbhB/YbcL family Raf kinase inhibitor-like protein yields MKPLLLHLSLASMALLGATNAISAPEFTLESPDLVAEKSIRPFQYWDQFGCEGNSTRPTLVWSNAPKQTKSFAVTFYDQDAPTGSGFWHWQVYNLPKDTTRLAETLPSQAIEGNTDLGKPGYFGPCPPIGRKHKYTFTVHALDVDTLPVPAGATAPLTGFFIHQHSLAQATLSVYAGPRAAGE; encoded by the coding sequence ATGAAGCCATTATTACTGCATTTATCCCTAGCCTCTATGGCATTACTCGGTGCAACCAATGCAATTTCAGCACCTGAGTTTACACTAGAAAGCCCAGATCTTGTTGCCGAAAAATCTATTCGACCATTTCAATACTGGGATCAATTTGGCTGCGAGGGAAACAGCACACGGCCAACCTTAGTTTGGTCAAATGCACCTAAACAAACCAAGAGCTTTGCGGTGACGTTTTACGATCAAGACGCGCCAACCGGCAGCGGATTTTGGCACTGGCAAGTGTATAACTTGCCCAAAGACACGACTCGGCTTGCAGAAACTTTACCAAGCCAAGCCATTGAAGGTAATACGGATTTAGGAAAGCCTGGGTACTTTGGCCCGTGCCCGCCTATTGGCCGCAAACATAAATACACCTTTACCGTGCATGCACTAGATGTAGATACACTCCCCGTGCCAGCTGGTGCAACGGCACCACTTACTGGATTTTTTATCCACCAGCATAGCTTAGCGCAGGCAACACTTTCTGTGTATGCCGGCCCAAGAGCCGCAGGAGAATAA
- a CDS encoding alkene reductase → MSDPLLFTQKKLGNLILPNRILMAPMTRSRTTQPGDIPNQLMAKYYAQRASAGLIISEATQISCQGKGYSFTPGIYTASQVAGWKEITHAVQQKGGRIFCQLWHVGRMSHSTFHEDGQPVAPSALAPDAQVWVVNEKGVGEMVDCPTPRALATQEIQSIVEDYVHAAENAMMAGFNGVEIHAGNGYLIDQFLRRSSNQRHDQYGGSKENRIRFAVEVITAISQAIGPEKVGIRLAPFITQRGMQDEEAIDTILLAAEHFNRLGIAYVHLAEADWDDAPVVTESFRQALRRKFHGAIIVAGNYEPEQAEALIEQGLVDFVAFGRKFISNPDLVYRLTHQLPLSPINPDAPLFGGSEQGYTDYADFQQLRAKGAI, encoded by the coding sequence ATGTCTGATCCATTGTTATTTACGCAGAAAAAACTCGGTAATTTAATCTTACCAAACCGCATTTTGATGGCACCAATGACCCGCTCTCGAACAACACAACCGGGAGATATTCCAAACCAGTTGATGGCAAAGTACTACGCCCAACGCGCTTCGGCAGGGCTTATCATTAGTGAAGCCACACAAATCTCTTGTCAGGGCAAAGGATATTCATTTACTCCCGGAATTTATACTGCTTCGCAGGTTGCTGGATGGAAAGAAATCACCCATGCAGTCCAGCAAAAAGGTGGCCGTATTTTCTGTCAGCTTTGGCATGTTGGTCGTATGTCTCACTCCACTTTTCATGAAGATGGCCAACCCGTCGCCCCCTCAGCACTGGCGCCCGACGCACAAGTGTGGGTGGTCAACGAAAAAGGAGTGGGTGAAATGGTCGATTGCCCAACACCACGTGCACTGGCAACCCAAGAAATACAGAGCATAGTCGAAGATTATGTCCATGCGGCTGAGAATGCCATGATGGCGGGGTTTAATGGCGTCGAGATCCACGCTGGTAATGGCTACTTAATCGACCAGTTTTTACGCCGCAGCTCTAATCAACGCCATGATCAATATGGTGGCTCGAAGGAAAACCGAATTCGCTTTGCGGTTGAAGTTATCACTGCGATTAGCCAAGCAATTGGGCCTGAAAAAGTAGGGATCCGGTTAGCGCCTTTTATTACCCAACGTGGCATGCAAGACGAAGAAGCCATTGATACTATTTTGCTCGCCGCGGAGCACTTTAACCGCTTAGGCATTGCCTATGTGCACTTAGCAGAAGCGGACTGGGATGATGCGCCGGTCGTGACGGAGAGTTTTAGGCAAGCACTAAGAAGAAAATTCCACGGCGCCATTATTGTGGCGGGAAATTACGAGCCAGAGCAAGCCGAAGCCCTTATTGAACAAGGCCTAGTCGACTTTGTGGCTTTTGGTCGCAAGTTTATCTCCAACCCAGATCTCGTATACCGCCTAACTCATCAATTGCCTTTGAGTCCAATCAACCCTGATGCGCCTTTGTTTGGTGGTAGCGAGCAAGGCTACACCGACTATGCAGATTTCCAACAATTAAGAGCAAAAGGTGCAATATGA
- a CDS encoding lactoylglutathione lyase: MQLDHFLFRAHDMAKMATFFEQVLRLKEGLRPPFPFPGKWFYGDQQQPFIHLVEQSPHTQAQAEYLGSVQNTRMSTSNIDHIAFRGDDYPGLIARLEHFGVRYVERDVPISNEHQVFIFAPESLKIEVLFPRHINSLVQ, from the coding sequence ATGCAGTTAGATCACTTTTTGTTTAGAGCACATGACATGGCAAAAATGGCAACCTTTTTTGAGCAAGTGCTTAGGCTTAAAGAAGGCTTACGTCCACCTTTTCCATTTCCAGGAAAGTGGTTTTATGGCGACCAACAGCAACCTTTCATTCATCTGGTTGAACAATCACCACATACCCAAGCACAGGCTGAATACCTTGGTTCTGTGCAAAACACAAGAATGAGTACTAGCAACATAGATCATATTGCATTTCGTGGTGACGATTACCCCGGGTTAATCGCCCGACTAGAGCATTTTGGCGTTCGTTACGTGGAACGAGATGTCCCTATTAGCAATGAGCATCAGGTTTTTATCTTTGCACCTGAATCTCTAAAAATTGAAGTGCTGTTCCCACGCCACATCAACTCACTTGTCCAATAA